The DNA sequence TCGAGTTCGGCTTCCAGCGTGATGCCGCACGGGACGTGCTCATCGACCAGCTCGCCTATGGCCTGGTCTGCTTCGCCGCCTTCGTCACGCTGGGCAGCCTCTTGCGCGCGAACCTTCGCGGCGATCCCCAACGCAAGGCTGAGGTCCTCTGGTTCGCCGGTGCGTTGGTCATGATCGCATCGCGCCCGCTGAACTACGCCATCTGGCCGGATGACCAACACTGGCCCTACCTGGTCTTCCTGCTGGTGTTCAGTTTCATCGAACTGAGCCGCCTGGAGATCGGGCGCAATACACGTCTCTTCAATCCGGCGCTGCTTTTCGCCGCCAGCTTCTTCATTCTCATCGCCATTGGTACCGCGCTGTTCATGCTGCCCAATTCATCCACCCGTCCATTGTCCATGGTGGATGCGCTGTTCACCGCCACCTCGGCGGTCTGCGTCACGGGTCTCTCCACCATCAACGTGTCCAAAGACCTTACCTACAGCGGACAGTGGGTGCTGCTCTTGCTCTTCCAGGTGGGCGGCCTGGGCGTGATGACCTTCACCAGTTTCTTCGCCTTCTTCTTCAAGGGGCGCACCTCCTTGGAGGAACAGCTGCGCATCCGCGACATCGCACAGACCACACTGGGCAGCGCGCGCGGCTTCATCATCCAGGTGATCCTCTTCACGCTGGGTGTGGAAGCGCTGGGTGCCGCGTTCTTCTATACCATGTTGCCTCCCGAAGCATTCCCCGACATCGGCGAGCGCATTTTCTTCGCCGTGTTCCATTCCGTGTCGGCCTTCAACAATGCGGGCTTCAGCACCTGGGAAGCAGGCATGTACACCGACTCGTTGCGCTTCAACTACCCGCTGCAATGGGTCATGGCCTTCCTCATCATCTTCGGTGGGCTGGGCTTCGGCATCATCTTCAACTTCAGCCGATACGTGCGCTTTTGGATCGTGGAACGCATCAAGCGCCTGTTCACCGGCAAGCCCTGCCAGCGTTTTCCGCGTGTGGTCACTATCAGCAGCCGTCTCGTGCTCATCACCACTGCGGCCCTGCTCATCCTGGGCACGCTCACCTTCCTGGTGGGCGAGTGGAACCGCACCCTGGCCGACCACCCCACCTGGTTCGGCCGCTTCACCGTGTCCTTCTTCACCAGCGCCGCCTCGCGCACGGCCGGCTTCAACGTGATCGACTGGAGCGTGGTGAGCATCCCGGTGGTCATGCTCACCCTGCTGATGATGTACATCGGTGGTTCGCCGGGCAGCACGGCCGGTGGCATCAAGACCACCACTTTCGCCATCGCCACGCTCAACATCTTCGCCACGGCGCGCGGGCGACGGCGCATCGAGTTCATGGGGCGGGAGATCAGCAACCTCACCGTGCGGCGCGCCTTCGCCACCATTGTGCTCTCACTGGTCTTCCTCGGTCTTTCGGTGAGCATCGTGGCCTCACTGGAACCGGATCTTGCCCTGCTGCCGATCGCCTATGAGTGCTTCAGCGCCTTCAGCACCGTGGGGCAGAGCATGGGCATCACCGCTGAGTTGGGTGATACCACCCGCTTGGTGATGGTGGTGATCATGTACATCGGCCGTGTGAGCGCTCTTACTTTGTTGGTGGGCATCCTGCGGCAGGTCACCATCGCCAGCTACCGTTACCCCAAAGAGGACATCCAGATCAACTGACCCCACCATGAAGATCGCCGTATTCGGATTGGGCAATTTCGGCCGCTCGCTCTCCGTGAAGCTCACCCAGATGGGCCACGAGGTGATCGCCATAGACCATGACATGACCAAGGTGGAGGGCGTGAAGAGCGAGGTGAGCTACGCCGTGTGCCTGGAGAGCGACGACCCCGTGGCCATGAGCACCCTGCCGCTGAGTGATGTGGACGTGGCCGTGGTGGCCATCGGCGAGAACGAGGGCGCCAACATCATGACCACCGCCCTGCTGGTGAACCTGAAGGTGAAGCGCATCATCAGCCGCGCCATCACCCCGCTGCACGAGATGGTGCTCAACTCCATGGGCGTCACCGAGATCATGCACCCCGAGGAAAAGGCCGCCGAGGGCCTGGCGCGCAAGCTGAATTTGCGCCGTTTGGTGGACCAGTTCGAGCTGCCCGGCGGCTTCACCATCGCGGAGATCGTGGTGCCCGACCGTTTCGTGGGCAAACCGCTCAACGGCATCACGGAGCTCACCAAACGCCAGTTGGGCCTGGTGACCGTGCTGCGCAAGGAGAGTGAGAAGAGTTTCATGGGCCGCCGCTCCATCAAGCTGGGTGCCCTGGGGGTGATGGACCCCGACTTCGCCCCACAGAAGGGCGACATACTCGTGCTCTTCGGCACCAAGGATGAAGTGGCACGCTTCACCGGCGAGAACGATTGACGGGCGTCAGTTCAGGGGAAGGCCCGCATCATGAACTTGGCGGGCATGCCGAAGCCACGGGACATCAACACACGTGAGGATGTGCAGGCCTTGGTCATGGCCTTCTACGATTCAGCCCGGCCGGACAAGGAGATCGGTCACTTCTTCGTCGATGTGGACTGGGGTCACCACATCCCGCTCATCACCGCCTTCTGGTGCATGGTGATCCTGGGCGAACGCGACTACCAAGGCGACCCCATGACCGCCCATATGCGGCTGCACCAGCGCATGCCCATGCTGCCGGCGCATTTCGATCGATGGCTGGCCCTCTGGGAACGCACCGTGGATGACCTGTTCCAAGGGCCCAAGGCCGAGGAGGCCAAGCAGCGGGCGCGGAGCATCGCCGGAGTGATGGCGCACAGGGTGACGGGGCGGCAGGCCGGTTAGCGCTTCGGCTTGCGGAGGTGCACCTCCTGCCCGGCACTCAGGCGGGTGCCACGGTCCAGGCCGTTGTATCTGGCCAGCTTGTCCAGCTTCACGCCATACTCCTGACTCACGCTCCATAGGCTTTCGCCTTCGCGGGCGGTGTGGCTGGCGGCGGTCCTGGAGGCGTTGCGCTTGGGCTGCGTGTAGATGCGCTGGCCTTCGCTCAGCGCCGCTTCCTTGTCCAGGTCGTTCCAGCGGGCCAGCATGCCGTGGGTCATCTCCAGTTCGCGGGCGACGGAGCGGAACGTGTCACCCTGCTTGGCTCGCACGTATTTGATACGGCCCTCGAAGACCTCCACCGGCCTGCCGCCGCCGATGGTGACCGCGCCACCATCGATGGCCGGTCTGCGGCCCTGACGCTGTGGTGCGGGCTTGGGATCGCTGCGGCCGGGAGCCTTGTAGGCCACATCCACGCCTTGGTCCAGCTTGTGGAGCTCGTGCCGCTCAATGAGGTTGATGAGCTTGGAGGCGTAGCTGGGGTCGGTGGCGTAGCCCGCCCGCTTCAGCCCGTGCGCCCAGCCCTTGTAATCGGTGGAAGGCAGCTCGAACAAGGCCGAATAGCGCGGCCGTTGGAGGAACTTGGCGTGGTCCTCATAGCTCTGCTCGGCGTTCTTGTACTTGCGGAAGCACTCCCCCTTGGCGTCATCATCGTGGTAGGTCTTGCCACCGGTCCAGTCGCTGGTGCACTTGATGCCGAAGTGGTTGTTGGCATCGCGCGCCAGTTTGCTGTTGCCGTTGCCACTCTCCAGCAGCCCCTGGGCCAGGGTGATGCTGGCCGGGATGCCATGCTCCTTCATCTTGCGAACGGCCACCGCCTTCCATTGCTGGATGTATTCCTCGGCCGTGAAACGCTTCTCGTGCGGCGGGTCGCCTGCATGCACACCTCCGGCCAGGCCGAAACCCAGCCCCAGCAGGAGGGTTTTCAACATTTCCACAGACCCTGGCATACCGTGCGTTCTGGCCATGACCCGCAAACCTACCGGGGCTTCCAAGGGGTTCTCCACGATCCATCCACCAAGGATCCCACGGCCCTGTGTGAAAAGAACGTGCCGGGAGGCGGTACCGGCATGGGGTCCTTGGGAAACTTCGGGCCGCCTCCCGAACCCTTTGGTAGCCCGGGATGTTCCACGCGGTGGACAAGGAAGGGGAAGAAACCATGGATGGACAGGGTCTGCGTCAGCGGGCGGAACGCCTGCAACGGCTCGGGTTGGAGGAGGGCGACTACTATTTCAGCCCGGAAGGCTACCTGGTCTTCACCGAGCGATACCACCTGAAGCGGGGCTATTGCTGCCAGAGCGGTTGCCGGCATTGCCCCTATGGCTTCAAGGCCAAGCGGAAGCAGGGCTGACCGGCCTTGGCGCAGCAAGGGCGATCTTCGTGGCCCATCGCCTGCGGACGGCGATCCCCCGACCCATGACCACCGCCACTTCCCAAGACCTCGACCTTTTCCAGCGCACCATCCGCGAAGGCATCCCCGATGTCCTTCCGCCAGCGCAGGCGTTCGACCCCGGCGTGAGCCATGCGCCCAAACGCAAGGACATCCTCTCCGGTGAAGAGAAGAAGCTGGCCTTGCGCAATGCCCTTCGCTACTTCCATCAGAAGCACCATGCCGTGCTTGCCCCGGAATTCGCCGCCGAACTGAAGGAGCACGGCCGCATCTACATGTACCGCCTGCGACCGGAGCACCCGATGTACGCCCGGCCGATCGATCAGTACCCTGCTAAATGCTGGCAGGCGGCGGCCATCATGCTGATGGTCCAGAACAACCTGGATCCCGCCGTGGCCCAGCATCCCCACGAGTTGATCACCTACGGCGGCAATGGCGCGGTGTTGCAGAACTGGGCCCAGTACCGGCTGTGCATGAAGTACCTCTCGGAGATGACCGACGAGCAGACGCTGGTGGTGTACAGCGGCCACCCTTTGGGCCTCTTCCCCAGCCACCGCGACGCGCCGCGTGTGGTGGTGACCAATGGGATGATGATCCCCAACTACAGCAAGCCGGACGACTGGGAGCGATACAATGCCCTGGGCGTGACGCAGTATGGTCAAATGACCGCCGGCAGCTACATGTACATCGGTCCGCAGGGCATCGTGCATGGCACCACCATCACCGTGCTGAACGCCTGCCGCATGATCAAGGCATCACCCGGCACCACGGGCAAACTGTTCGTGACCGCCGGCCTTGGCGGCATGAGCGGTGCCCAGCCCAAGGCGGGCAACATCGCGGGGGTGGTCACCATCTGCGCGGAGGTGAATGCCACCGCTGCGCACAAGCGCCACAGCCAGGGCTGGGTGGATGAGGTGATCACGGACGTGGACGCGTGCATCGATGCCGCGCGTGCCTGGCAGGGGAAGGGCGAAGCACACAGCATCGCCTACCTCGGCAACATCGTGGACCTGTGGGAACGCCTCGCTGCGCGCGAGGTGCACGTGGACCTGGGCAGTGACCAGACCAGTTTGCACAACCCGTGGGCAGGCGGCTACTATCCCGTGGGCCTCAGCTACGAGGAGAGCAACGCACTCATGGTGAAGGATCCTGAAGCCTTCAAACAGCGGGTGCGGGAAAGCCTGAAGCGCCAAGTGGCGGCGATAAACACCCTCGCTGAGCGTGGCATGTACTTCTTCGACTACGGCAACGCCTTCCTGCTGGAGAGCAAGCGCGCGGGGGCGGACATCGGTGGAAGGCATGGCGAGGAGTTCCGTTACCCCAGCTATGTGGAGGATATCATGGGGCCGATGTGCTTCGACCACGGCTTCGGGCCCTTCCGTTGGGTGTGTACCAGTGGCGATCCGAAGGACCTGGCCACCAGCGACCGCATCGCGGGTGATGTGCTCCAGGACATGCTGAAAGCAGCGCCGCCCGAGATCGGCCAGCAGATCGCCGACAACCTGCACTGGATCCGCAGCGCGCAGGAGAACAGGCTGGTGGTGGGCAGCCAGGCGCGCATCCTCTATGCCGACAGCGAGGGCCGCATACGCATCGCGGAAGCCTTCAACGCGGCCATCAAGCGCGGTGAGATCGGCGCACCCATCGTATTGGGCCGCGACCACCACGATGTGAGCGGCACCGACAGTCCCTACCGCGAGACCGCCAACATCCGCGACGGCAGCCGCTTCACGGCCGACATGGCCGTGCACAACTTCGTGGGCGACGGTTTCCGCGGCGCCACCTGGGTCAGTCTGCACAATGGCGGCGGCGTGGGCTGGGGCGAAGTGATCAACGGCGGTTTCGGCCTGGTGCTCGACGGCAGCGCCGACAGCGAGCGCAGGCTGAGGAGCATGCTGCACTGGGACGTGAACAACGGCATCGCGCGCCGTGCCTGGGCCAGGAACCCCAATGCGGTATGGAGCATCGAGCAGGAGATGAAGCGCACGCCACTGCTGAAAGTGACCCTGCCCAACGAGGCGGACGATGGGCTGATCGACAGCGCGCTGGCCTGAACCGGAGAAAATTCCCGGCCATACCCGCCCGCCGCCGATCTTTCGCACATGGAACGCCTGGCCATCCTGGTGATGTGCATATCCTTGGGATGCGTGCATCATGAAGAGGACAAGGAAAGTGTGGAAATGAGGACCCCGGAGACACTTGTGGCGGAACCCGCCCCCGGACCGCTCAACGCGGTGATCGAGATCCCCGCAGGGACCGTGGAGAAGCGCGAGTACGATCCCGCGACCGGCACCTTCCCGATCTCGCACCGGAATGGCAAGCCCCGGCTGATCCGCTTCCTGCCCTACCCCGCCAACTACGGCTTCATCCCCGGAACCCTGATGGACGCTGACGATGGCGGCGACGGCGATGCGCTGGATGTCTTCGTACTGTGCGGCGCAGTGCCCGCCGGCACCGTGCTTGGGGTGGTGCCCATCGGCATCATCGAATTGCTGGACGCCGGCGAAAGGGACGACAAGCTGTTGGCCTTGCCGGCCGATCCATCCCTGCGGACGATCGATGCCGGCGACCTGGACCAATTGCCAGAAGGCGTGCAGGAGATCCTCGTGACCTGGTTGCTGAACTACGACCCGGAGGACGGCGCGGAACTGCTGGCTGTGAAGGGCAGAGCGGAAGCGCTCGCGGCCGTGGCGCGCTGGCGCACGAAGACGAACTGATCGCGGACGTTCAGCTCCGCACCACCGCGCCGGCTTCCTGCTCCAAGGCTTGCCGGATGCGGCCCATCGCCTTGTCCACCTGTTCGTCGGTCAGGGTCTTGGCAGGGTCCTGCAGGATGAAGCTCAGCGCGTAGCTCTTCTTGCCGGAGGGCAACTTGTCGCCCTGGTACACATCGAAAAGCCCGACATCCTGCAGCAATTTGCGTTCGGCATTGAAGGCCAGCTTGCGCAGCGCGTCGAAACGCACGGCCTCGTCGAGCAACAGGCTCAGGTCGCGACGCACGCTGGGAAAGCGCGGCACCTCCATGTGGCCGATCTCCTGCGCGCGGCAGGCCTCGAGCAAAGCGTCCTCATCAAGCTCGGCATAGTACACCGCTTGCGATACATCGCTGGTCTTCAGCACAGGCTTGGCCACTTCACCGAGTTCGCCACAGCGGCGGCCTTTGATGCGCAGGGCGTGCGCATCGCGAAGCAGGGCATGTCCGGTCGGCTCCCAAGTGGCGAGCGTATCCAAGCCCAGCCGCTGCAGCAGGCTTTCCACCTCCTCCTTCGCATCGAAGAGGTCGGCCTTGCGTGCTGTGCTCCGCCAGTTCTCGGCGAAACGCCGCCCGGTGAGCACGATGCCAAGCGATTCCGTTTCGATGACCTTGTCACCATCGCGGCGATAGGTGCGGCCCCGCTCGAAGCAGGCCAGGTCGCGTTGCTGCCGATTGAGGTTATGGGCCACGGCCTGCAGCATGCCGAAAAGCATGGTGGGGCGCAGCACGTCCAACTCCGAGCTGAGCGGGTTGGCGAGTGTGACGAGTTCTTCCGTCGCGGCCACCCCGCTATTCACGCAGCGTTCGCCGTTCACCAGCGAGGGGGTCATCACCTCACGAAGGCCACGCGCGGCGAGGTGCGCGGCGCCTTGCTGACGAAGGCTTTCCAGGGTGAGCGCCTCGTGGACCACCGGCGGCATCATCAGATGCGCCGGCAGCGGCACCTGGTCATAGCCGTGGACGCGCAAGATCTCCTCGATCACATCCGCAGGGCGGTACACGTCCGTGCGGTAGGCGGGCACCACCACGTGCAGCCCATGCGCATGGCGCTCCCGGATGCGGAAGTCGAGCGACTCCATGATGCGGACGATGTCGTCCGCAGCGATACGCACACCGGTGAGATGTTCCACCTCGGCGAAGCGCAATGGCACTTCGCGCGCGGTGCGTGGTTTGTCGTTGATGTCGGTGATGGGCGATGCGATACGCGCACCGGCCACATCCTTCAGCAGCAAGGCCGCGCGCTTCAGGGCGTACACGGTAAGATCGGGGTCCACACCGCGCTCGAAGCGGAAGGAGGCATCGGTGTTGAGGCTGTGGCGGCGCGCCGTGCGGCGGATGTGCGCCGGATCGAACCACGCGCTCTCCAGAAAGACCGCGGTGGTGCCTTCAGCAACACCGCTCCTCAGACCGCCGAAGACACCCGCGATGCAGGCCGGCTTCTCCGCATCGGCGATCACCAGGTCGCCCGCATCCAGTTGGCGCTCCTTCTCATCCAGCGTGACAAAGGACTCACCGGCCTTCGCCATGCGCACCACGATGCGGCGACCGGCGAGCCTGTCGGCATCGAAGGCGTGGAGGGGCTGGGCGAGTTCGTGCTGTACGTAGTTGGTGGCGTCCACCACGTTGTTGATAGGCTTCAGGCCGATGGCCAGCAGGCGGTCCTGCAACCATTGTGGCGAAGGGCCCACGCGCACATCGGTGAGCGTGACCCCGGCATAGCGCGGCGCGGCCACCGGGGCCTGCACCTCCACCTTCACCGCATCGCCGTCGTGGTCCTGCGCAAAGGCCGACACATCCGGCAGCTTCAATTCCAGCGAGAGGCCACGCCGGTGGTTCAACGCGGCGATGAGGTCGCGCGCCACACCCACATGGCCCATGGCATCGGTGCGGTTGGGCGTAAGGCCGATCTCCAGCACATGGTCGCTGGTGAGCTTCAAGTAGTCCGCGGCGGGTGTGCCTACGGCGGCACCAGGATCGAGCACCAGGATGCCTTCGTGGCTTTGGCCCAGGCCCAGCTCATCCTCGGCGCAGATCATGCCGTGGCTTTCCACCCCGCGGATCTTGCTCCTCTTGATCACCAGGCTGCCGCCATCATGCATGTGCAGCGTGGTACCCACGGTGGCCACGAGCACCTTCTGCCCGGCCGCCACGTTGGCAGCGCCGCACACGATCTGCGCCTGCTGCCCGCCGAGGTCCACCACGGTCACGCTCAGGCGGTCGGCATCGGGGTGCTTGGCGCATTCCAGCACCTGGCCCACCACCACCCCGGCCAGCATGCCCTTCAACGGCTCGAAGGTCTCCACGCTCTCCACTTCGAGGCCGGTACTGGTGAGCACCTCGGCCGCCTCATGCGGGGTCAGGTCGCTATCGATGTACTGCTTGAGCCAATTCCAGGAGATGCGCATGGGGTGCTCGGGCGCCCGCCTGTGACGGGCAGGCGGCGAAGTTATCCGAATGGCCCATGGTCACTGGTCGATCGGCGATCGACACCCTTGTAATTTCGCCCTGCTCCCATGGACTACATCGCGCTGGCCATTCCGCTCTTCTTCCTGCTCATGGGCCTGGAACTGTCATGGAGCGCATGGACGAACCGGAAGGTCTACCGCTTCAACGATTTCATCGCGAACATGGGCTGCGGCATCGGCTCGCAGATCGTGGGGGCCTTCACCAAGGCGGGCATCTTCGCCGTGTACCTGGCGGTGTACGACCATTGGCGGCTGTTCACCCTGGAGAACTCGGCCCTCACGTGGGTCGTCACGTTCCTGCTGATCGACCTGCTGTACTACTGGTTCCATCGCCTGAGCCACGAGGTGAACTTCCTCTGGGCCGCGCACATCGTGCACCACCAGAGCGAGGAGTACAACCTGAGCGTGGCGCTGCGGCAAAGCTGGTGGCAGGGGCTGTTCAGCTTCTGGTTCTATGTGCCCGTGGCCTTCCTGGGCGTGCACCCGCTCACCATCGTCACGGTGGGCGCCTTCGTCACGCTGTACCAGTTCTGGATACACACCAAGGCGCTTGGCAAACTGGGTCCGCTGGAATGGCTGTTCAACACGCCCAGCCACCACCGCGTGCACCACGGCAGCGATCCCAAGTACATCGACCGGAACCATGCGGGCACGTTGATCATCTGGGACAAGCTCTTCGGCACCTTCCAGG is a window from the Flavobacteriales bacterium genome containing:
- a CDS encoding TrkA family potassium uptake protein; protein product: MKIAVFGLGNFGRSLSVKLTQMGHEVIAIDHDMTKVEGVKSEVSYAVCLESDDPVAMSTLPLSDVDVAVVAIGENEGANIMTTALLVNLKVKRIISRAITPLHEMVLNSMGVTEIMHPEEKAAEGLARKLNLRRLVDQFELPGGFTIAEIVVPDRFVGKPLNGITELTKRQLGLVTVLRKESEKSFMGRRSIKLGALGVMDPDFAPQKGDILVLFGTKDEVARFTGEND
- a CDS encoding group III truncated hemoglobin; protein product: MPKPRDINTREDVQALVMAFYDSARPDKEIGHFFVDVDWGHHIPLITAFWCMVILGERDYQGDPMTAHMRLHQRMPMLPAHFDRWLALWERTVDDLFQGPKAEEAKQRARSIAGVMAHRVTGRQAG
- a CDS encoding glucosaminidase domain-containing protein, whose translation is MARTHGMPGSVEMLKTLLLGLGFGLAGGVHAGDPPHEKRFTAEEYIQQWKAVAVRKMKEHGIPASITLAQGLLESGNGNSKLARDANNHFGIKCTSDWTGGKTYHDDDAKGECFRKYKNAEQSYEDHAKFLQRPRYSALFELPSTDYKGWAHGLKRAGYATDPSYASKLINLIERHELHKLDQGVDVAYKAPGRSDPKPAPQRQGRRPAIDGGAVTIGGGRPVEVFEGRIKYVRAKQGDTFRSVARELEMTHGMLARWNDLDKEAALSEGQRIYTQPKRNASRTAASHTAREGESLWSVSQEYGVKLDKLARYNGLDRGTRLSAGQEVHLRKPKR
- a CDS encoding urocanate hydratase, whose translation is MTTATSQDLDLFQRTIREGIPDVLPPAQAFDPGVSHAPKRKDILSGEEKKLALRNALRYFHQKHHAVLAPEFAAELKEHGRIYMYRLRPEHPMYARPIDQYPAKCWQAAAIMLMVQNNLDPAVAQHPHELITYGGNGAVLQNWAQYRLCMKYLSEMTDEQTLVVYSGHPLGLFPSHRDAPRVVVTNGMMIPNYSKPDDWERYNALGVTQYGQMTAGSYMYIGPQGIVHGTTITVLNACRMIKASPGTTGKLFVTAGLGGMSGAQPKAGNIAGVVTICAEVNATAAHKRHSQGWVDEVITDVDACIDAARAWQGKGEAHSIAYLGNIVDLWERLAAREVHVDLGSDQTSLHNPWAGGYYPVGLSYEESNALMVKDPEAFKQRVRESLKRQVAAINTLAERGMYFFDYGNAFLLESKRAGADIGGRHGEEFRYPSYVEDIMGPMCFDHGFGPFRWVCTSGDPKDLATSDRIAGDVLQDMLKAAPPEIGQQIADNLHWIRSAQENRLVVGSQARILYADSEGRIRIAEAFNAAIKRGEIGAPIVLGRDHHDVSGTDSPYRETANIRDGSRFTADMAVHNFVGDGFRGATWVSLHNGGGVGWGEVINGGFGLVLDGSADSERRLRSMLHWDVNNGIARRAWARNPNAVWSIEQEMKRTPLLKVTLPNEADDGLIDSALA
- a CDS encoding inorganic diphosphatase, with protein sequence MERLAILVMCISLGCVHHEEDKESVEMRTPETLVAEPAPGPLNAVIEIPAGTVEKREYDPATGTFPISHRNGKPRLIRFLPYPANYGFIPGTLMDADDGGDGDALDVFVLCGAVPAGTVLGVVPIGIIELLDAGERDDKLLALPADPSLRTIDAGDLDQLPEGVQEILVTWLLNYDPEDGAELLAVKGRAEALAAVARWRTKTN
- the pheT gene encoding phenylalanine--tRNA ligase subunit beta — its product is MRISWNWLKQYIDSDLTPHEAAEVLTSTGLEVESVETFEPLKGMLAGVVVGQVLECAKHPDADRLSVTVVDLGGQQAQIVCGAANVAAGQKVLVATVGTTLHMHDGGSLVIKRSKIRGVESHGMICAEDELGLGQSHEGILVLDPGAAVGTPAADYLKLTSDHVLEIGLTPNRTDAMGHVGVARDLIAALNHRRGLSLELKLPDVSAFAQDHDGDAVKVEVQAPVAAPRYAGVTLTDVRVGPSPQWLQDRLLAIGLKPINNVVDATNYVQHELAQPLHAFDADRLAGRRIVVRMAKAGESFVTLDEKERQLDAGDLVIADAEKPACIAGVFGGLRSGVAEGTTAVFLESAWFDPAHIRRTARRHSLNTDASFRFERGVDPDLTVYALKRAALLLKDVAGARIASPITDINDKPRTAREVPLRFAEVEHLTGVRIAADDIVRIMESLDFRIRERHAHGLHVVVPAYRTDVYRPADVIEEILRVHGYDQVPLPAHLMMPPVVHEALTLESLRQQGAAHLAARGLREVMTPSLVNGERCVNSGVAATEELVTLANPLSSELDVLRPTMLFGMLQAVAHNLNRQQRDLACFERGRTYRRDGDKVIETESLGIVLTGRRFAENWRSTARKADLFDAKEEVESLLQRLGLDTLATWEPTGHALLRDAHALRIKGRRCGELGEVAKPVLKTSDVSQAVYYAELDEDALLEACRAQEIGHMEVPRFPSVRRDLSLLLDEAVRFDALRKLAFNAERKLLQDVGLFDVYQGDKLPSGKKSYALSFILQDPAKTLTDEQVDKAMGRIRQALEQEAGAVVRS
- a CDS encoding sterol desaturase family protein codes for the protein MDYIALAIPLFFLLMGLELSWSAWTNRKVYRFNDFIANMGCGIGSQIVGAFTKAGIFAVYLAVYDHWRLFTLENSALTWVVTFLLIDLLYYWFHRLSHEVNFLWAAHIVHHQSEEYNLSVALRQSWWQGLFSFWFYVPVAFLGVHPLTIVTVGAFVTLYQFWIHTKALGKLGPLEWLFNTPSHHRVHHGSDPKYIDRNHAGTLIIWDKLFGTFQVEEEEPVYGITTPLNTWDPLKANFHYYQDLFRWARQARTWRDKLLIFLKPPGWRPAYMGGFQGPTAKDRATYRKYDTQVPRTVSGYVVAQFALLLLVTTFFLFRQGELGPVRMWATAALVVLWVMDLGLLMDGRRWPMAVEVGRVLALGAMLLFSTDLLPFPWAAMTSAVVVAGSLLGLWWMSRTMAVVSPAH